One genomic window of Equus caballus isolate H_3958 breed thoroughbred chromosome 6, TB-T2T, whole genome shotgun sequence includes the following:
- the RPL37A gene encoding large ribosomal subunit protein eL43 isoform X1 → MAKRTKKVGIVGKYGTRYGASLRKMVKKIEISQHAKYTCSFCGKTKMKRRAVGIWHCGSCMKTVAGGAWTYNTTSAVTVKSAIRRLKELKDQ, encoded by the exons ATG GCCAAACGCACCAAGAAGGTCGGGATCGTCGGCAAGTACGGCACGCGGTATGGCGCCTCCCTGAGGAAGATGGTGAAGAAGATTGAGATCAGCCAGCACGCCAAGTACACGTGCTCCTTCTGCGGGAAG ACGAAGATGAAGCGGCGCGCGGTGGGCATCTGGCACTGCGGCTCCTGCATGAAGACGGTGGCCGGCGGCGCCTGGACCTACAA CACCACTTCTGCCGTCACAGTAAAGTCCGCCATCAGAAGACTGAAGGAATTGAAAGACCAGTAG
- the RPL37A gene encoding large ribosomal subunit protein eL43 isoform X2 yields the protein MAKRTKKVGIVGKYGTRYGASLRKMVKKIEISQHAKYTCSFCGKHHFCRHSKVRHQKTEGIERPVEAPPFETLLGL from the exons ATG GCCAAACGCACCAAGAAGGTCGGGATCGTCGGCAAGTACGGCACGCGGTATGGCGCCTCCCTGAGGAAGATGGTGAAGAAGATTGAGATCAGCCAGCACGCCAAGTACACGTGCTCCTTCTGCGGGAAG CACCACTTCTGCCGTCACAGTAAAGTCCGCCATCAGAAGACTGAAGGAATTGAAAGACCAGTAGAAGCTCCGCCGTTTGAGACATTGCTGGGCCTGTAA